In Candidatus Delongbacteria bacterium, the DNA window TGGCTAACTGAAAGACAATTACAATTGATGGTTTTCTAAGACCTCTTTCTATGAAAGATATATGTCTGTCATGCAGGTTTGCAAGTTCGGCAAGTTTTTCCTGCGACAACCGTCGTTGTTTCCGTAAATCCCTTAATACCTCACCAAATATTTTGACAACCATATTATCTCCTTTGTGAAACAATATTCGAGTTTTTGGCTGCCTTATGCCACATACAATTGTATGTGTTTTTTGTATATTTGTACACTAATCAATATGAATACAACAACATTCAGTGGCGACTTATGATATTTATTCTAAAAATAAAGGTATGGGATATAGATGGCAAAATGGTCGGTTGTTAAACGATGATGAATACTCTTCAAAAAAGAAGAAAGTAGAAAATGCTCCAAAACCAATTCTATTCAAAATTGGTGTAGGATTAAGTATTATTTTAGGATTTATCTTCTTGATACGATATGATAGTTTTATATCACTTCTTATCATTACAATTTTAGCCATAGGTGGATTATTCGGGATTAATAAAATGATTTTTGAAGTTTCTAAACGAAATTTACTTTTAGGAGCACTTAATATTTTATTAGTGGTACTAATAATAGTACCAATAGGAAAAGTGACTGATTATTCATCTAAGTCGTCATCTGATTCTACCGATGACATTGCATATATGAAATGTCGTTATTGTGGCGAAGAAATAGTTGAAAAAAATAATCAGGGTATAATGTGCTATACAAGTGAACCAGACGGAATCGGAGTATTAACCTTTTATAGTGGTAGTAAATATGATGTTTATTGTTCCGAAGAATGTGCCAAAAAAGGGATTCTGGTTGGTTATGGACACACTGAACATTGATTTAAAAGTTAATTCTTCAAA includes these proteins:
- a CDS encoding helix-turn-helix transcriptional regulator; this encodes MVVKIFGEVLRDLRKQRRLSQEKLAELANLHDRHISFIERGLRKPSIVIVFQLAKALDIEASELIMMVEKRISQSEEE